GGGAGATATTGATGTTGTAGCAAGAGTTGGCACAAAGTTGGTTATGATCGAGTGTAAAGAGAGCCCACCGAATAATATTTCAGTGGGAGAGCTCAAGTCGATTTTAGATAGAGTAAATTATCTTAAACCTGATAGTTTTATATTGTTGATCGATACTACGCTTTCTATTAAGAGAAATATCCTTGACAACATAAAATGGATTTTACATGATGAGCCACAAAGATACAGAGAAGGGGTTTATAGGGTAAAAGGCAATTACTATATTGTAACCGCAAAACGAAATATTTTACAAAATCTTGCAGTTGCTATTAATCTCGTTGCTTAAAAGAGAAAGCGTTAAAAACCTACATCATCCCAATTGAGTGGAGTTATTTTCTTTTGTTTCCAATCTTCTCTTAGGATTCCATAACCAATAGCATCAAAATATTTACCATCTTGTGACGGCCAGGCCTTACGATGACAGGCTTCTTTAACATAGCCACACTTTTGGAATACCCTTCGCATTACCAAATTATCCTGTCGCGTATATCCTTCAATTCTGCGTTTATCTGGCCATGTTGTGAATATGTAATTGGTGGTCCAATTTGTTGCTCGTTCACCAATTCCCTTGCCCCGATAGACACTGAGAATTCGGATATCAAATAAAGGAGTACTATCCTGTAAGTCATACAGGCGGATTAAGCCAGTGCGTTTATCATTGTCTAAGATGATCCAAAAAGTTTTGCAGGAAGTACTATTGTTATAGACTCCTTTTTCAAATACTTCCCGGATTTCTTCGGGAGTAGGTTGTGGGTTGCTATGATAAGGCCACGTTTCTGAAGTAAGCCAATCTATTAAAAGTGATAGGTCAGATTGTAAAATAGCTGAAAAGTTAAATCCATAACATACCTCCATATTTATATTAATTTTGATACTCCACAACTAATCATAAAGATTCATTAGATACATCACTTTTATTTTTTTTCAAATACATCTTTAGTTATTGCAGCTACACGCTTTACTGCGTCTCTCGATATTTCCGGGGTAATATGAGTATAAATCAGTGTAGTGTTTAAAGAACTATGGCCAAGAAGTTCCTTTAATGTAAATGGATTTACTCCTGCCTCAAGTGCGAGTGTTGCGAATGTGTGTCTTAATTTATGCGGAGATATTTTCTTTTTTAAATTTGCTTCTTGCGTGTATCTCTTTACCATTTTTTGTATTGCACTGGGTGAAAATGGTTTTCCCTTTTGTGACATAAATAAATAGCCTTCTGTCCTGCCACTAAGATATGTCTTAAGAATTTTCACAAGATCCTTTGACAGAGGAACAATTCTTTCTTTGTCACCTTTGCCATGCACTTTTATTGTCTTGTCTTGCAAATCCACGTTTTTGGTATGTAAGTTTATTAATTCATCTATTCTTAGTCCTGTCTGAATAAAAAATGCTATAATTGTAAAATCTCTGATATTCTTTCTTGATGCATCAAGTAATTTTCCTAATTCATTTTTAGTTAAATATACCGGCATCTTTTTTGATTTTTTTAACCTTGGGATACCAATATCAAAATTAATACCTGTTTTTCTTTTCATATATTTTGCAAAGGCAAGCAAAATATATGAGCGGGTAATTTTTGTATTCTTATTAACATCTACATTAAAAAGATAATCCGATATATTATTTTTATCTGGGAGTTCGTAATGAGCCATAAAATTGCTTAAGAGGTAATGAACATTCCGAACAGTCATTTTTGAATACCCTCTATTTTTCATTTCATTAATATATTCATCGATAAGTTTTTCTTTATTAATTTTTACCATTTTCTCCTCCTTGCCTATTTTCTAATTTACAAAAATTTTATCAAAATAAAAATATTTCGATATTACAAGTTTTTCGTTTTTTATCAGCACTAAATTTTATAAAATTTAGTGCTTTTCTATGTTTTCTGCAATATTAACAATATTACAGAAAAAGTCAATAACGGGAGAAACAAATGTTTTTCCTGAGGTTCTTGCGTAAATTTGCAAAAAAACTTTTGTACTCACAAAATACCAGTCAGTAATATACAAAATTATTCCGTAATATCTAAGATTTTTTATTGCATGAAATTAAGGTAGCCATCGTTAAAAAATTTGTTAATGAAGTACATTTATATCAATTTGCTTGAATTTCGCGCTTAAATGGATTAGAATGTTTTATAAAAACTTTAAGAAGGCAAGGATTTTTCTGGGTTGAGTTGATTTTATTCTGTATGCATTTATTGTACCATAAATTGCCTTTTTGTGCAAAAAAATATAAATATTAGGTGAAAATGATAAAATTAGCATATTTTCTGTAGGATAGCTGGGCTCTTTTTTTGCTAATTTTAGGTATTAACCTAAAAATGTTAATTCTTGTTGACAGCTTTAAAAAATTTTTCCTGTTCGGTAAAGATCACCAAAATAAATCCTTAAGGAAAATATAATGGACTTTCTTCTACAGAGAGATGGGTATTCTACTACTATATGTTCAGCAATTTTTTTACCTTGCTTGTAGTGGCAAGGCACATTGCGACAAGCAGCAGAAAAGCTCCTATGGTTCCACCCTTTGACAATCTCTCCTGAAGAAAGATAAATAAAAAATACCTTCAAATACTGGTTCAAGTGTAAACAGAATGACTGCTCTATCTGGATTTAAATATTTGTATGAGGGGACCCAACGATATCTGTAAAAAGTTTCCATTGAAAGGGAGACCTACAAGAAACGTCGCAATCATCTGAGTTGCAGCAATAAAGAAGATATCCGTTTCTTGTGCATATATATTTGTAAGGACAATTTGTATAGAAAAAGTTATTGCAGAGATTATGGTAATAAAATCACCAAAATTTAAATTGAAATCCTTTAAAGAGATATTCGCCAGTAGCGCTAGACCAATTATTGCGAGAATAAGTGAAATACCGAGTTTACGCATAAGTTTCTCGCGGATAAAGAACAATACAAAGATAGGTGTAAAAATAATATATAAACCTGCAATGAAAGCACTTTTAGAGGAAGTAGTATATTCAAGTCCTATTGTTTGAGTGAAATAAGCAATGTATAAAATGATTCCTAACAGTATTATTTTTAAAAGATTTTTTCTATTATTTCTAAAACCTTTTATAAAAAGGGGAGTGGCGAAAAGTACTGAGAAAAAAATCGGTACATAAGAAGTATCACAGGTGACATGTAGTTTAAAGGAATTTTTATTAGAGGGAAGGTTCCTCCCCAAACAAGAGTCATAACGATGATGCCTAAAATTGCTTTTTTCTCTATTTTTGTCATGTGAATATTATAAGAAGAAACTAATTTCAGAAAATTTTATCAATTTAAGAGAGCATAATGGAAAGTTGATTAAAGGATTCTGTTGGGTAGTGAAAAATTTTTAAGACACCGATATCAAATTTTATCAATCTTTATAAGGTTAGTACTTCCACTTACACCGGTATGTGATCCTGCGGTAATTACATACAAATTATTTTTTTTTAGGAAATGTAGATGCTTTGCGATTTTTGGACCTGTATCTAATATTTCATCAACAGTTTTGAAGGCATTTACTTTAACTGGAAACACTCCCCACTTTAACAAAAGAAATCTAAGTGTTTTTTCTTTTGGAGTAAGAGCTAATATGGGGACAAGTGGTTTGTATTTTGACACGAGCATTGCAGTTTTACCAGACTCTGTCGCCGATATAATAATTTTTGCTTTTGTACTCTTGGCTATTACTACTGCCGAGCGAGCAATTGCATCGGGGACATCGTATCCTGGTATGATTGTATTTTTCTCCATAACGCTTTTAAACAAAGAACTCTTTTCAGTAGATTGGATAATTTGTTTCATCATTTTCACTGATTCAATAGGGAATTTTCCCATAGCCGTTTCATTGGAAAGCATTACAGCATCAGTTCCATCAAATATAGCATTTGATATATCTGTTACTTCTGCACGCGTTGGAGCAGGATTGTCTACCATTGAACTGAGCATTTGAGTTGCTGTAATTACCAGTTTTCCTTTTTCATTACACAGAGAGATTATTTGTTTTTGCGTAATGGGAATTTCAGCAATTGACATTTCGACACCAAGATCTCCCCTTGCTACCATAATCCCGTCAGAAACTTCAACAATTTCTTCTAGATTTTTAACTGCTTCCCACTTTTCTATTTTAGCTATAATGGGAATAACTTTCCCAGTTGACTTCATCAAATTTTTGAGTTTTAATACATCTTCAGCAGTTTTTATAAACGATTGTGCAACCATATCGACATTATTTTCAAGCCCGAATCTGAGATCTTTTTTATCTTTTTCTGTAATTGACGCTACAGAGAGATGTGACGTAGGGAAGTTTACTCCATTATGGTTGCCTGCTATTCCACCCTCTATAACCTTTGTGTATATGTTCTTTCCCGTAATTTTCTGGATTTCTAATTTAATTAATCCATCGTTTAGATAAATGAGCTCTCCTTTTTTTACATCCTTATCAATATTCTGGCAAGTTATCGAGGAGATTCGGTTGTTTCCCCTCAATTTATTTGTGGTAAGTATAAATTCCGAACCTTTTTTTAAAAAAGCAGTACCGCTTTCAAATTCTCCAAGTCTTATTTTAGGTCCCTGCAGATCTTGCAATATACCTAATGGCAAATTGAGTTTTTCTTCTACTTCTCTAATAGATTGAATCGTTTCTTTGTGTTGTGCAGAGGTACCATGTGAAAAATTAATTCTAAAAACACTAACTCCTAGCTTTGCCAGAGTTTCTATTTTTTTCTGGTCCAGGGTAGAGGGCCCTAAGGTTACTACTATTTTTGTTTTACACTCAGCTATTTTTTTTATCATTATAAATTTCACCTAATTTTTTAATGAGAGTTTTCTCCTTGGGCGTAAGACGTGTTGGCACATCTACCTGTATTTTAACAATAAGATCGCCTCTTCTTCTATTTCCAACAAGCCGAGCTCCTTTTCCGCGTATTATCAGTTCTGTATTACTCTGGGTGCCAGCCGGTACTTTTAATTTCTCATACCCACCCTCAATAAGTGGAACTTGAATTTTTGTTCCGAGTGCAGCTTCTGGGAAGGCAATATGAGTAGTATAGTAAAGTTTGTCTTCCACTTTTTCAAACCGCGGATCTTTTTCAACCCGTATTAGTATATAAAGATCACCTCGAGGGCCTTTATGCACACCGGCATTCCCTTCGCCTCGTATTCTTACTCTCATTCCTGTTTCTACTCCAGCAGGAATTGTTACTTCAATTATCTTTTGTGCGCGTGTAACACCGGTACCTCCGCAGGATGAGCATTTTTCTTTTGCTATTTTACCAAGGCCATGACAGGTGGGACAAGTAGTTTGTATAATAAATTCACCAAAAATAGATCGTTGAATTCTCTTTACGGTTCCGGCACCCTTACATGTTGGACAGGTTGTATAACCAGTACCGGGTTTTAGTCCACTTCCTTTACATACAGCACAAGCTTCATTTCTGGTTAGTTTAATTTCTTTTTTTGTTCCAAGTATACTTTCTTTGAGAGTTATGGCAATTGGATATTGCATATCCTCTCCGCGCTGTCTCACATTTGGTGCAGTTCTTTGCCTGGTTTCTGTAAATCCTCCGAATCCTCCGAAACCAAAATTTCTCAAGAGGTCTTCAAAATTAAATGAATCACCTGCAGAAAAACCATTGAAATCAAATCCACCTGCACCATAACCAGCTCTGCCTTCAGGTCCGACAGTGCCAAAACGGTCATACTGAGCACGTTTTTCAGGACTGCTTAATATTTCATAAGCCTCGTTAATTTCTGCCATTTTTTTTGATGAATTAGGATTATCTTTATGGAGGTCCGGATGGTTCTTCATTACCAATTTCCGGTACCTCCTTTGAATTTCTTCGGCAGTTGCGTCCCTTGAAACGCCTAAAATTTGGTAATAGTCTTTAGCCATATCTTACTGCTTTGTTGTCCCTTCGCCTTCAACAGTTGGTCCTTCTTCTTTTTTATCTTTATCATCAGGAGGCGGAGTCGTTTGTTCTTTATCAGAAGACTGATACATTTCTGTTCCAATTTTTTCCATTATACTATTTACCTTATCCGTTGCTTCTTTTATGTTCTCGATGTTTCCTTCTTTTACTGCTTTTTCAAGTTCATTTAAATCATTTTCGAGAGTTGTCTTATCTTCTGGGTTAATTTTTTCTCCGGAATCTTGTATAAATTTCCTCCCGCTGTAAACTAACTGATCTGCTTTATTTTTAAGCTCGATTTCTTCAGCTTGCTTTCGGTCTTCTTCGGCAAATTTTTCTGCATCCTGTTTCATTCGTTCCACTTCTTCTTCGGAAAGCTTATTTGTATTTGTTACGGTAATATGTTGTTCCTTGCCAGTTGCCTTGTCTTTTGCCGTGACATGGAGGATTCCATTTTCATTAACATTATATGTTACTTCTATTTGTGGTATTCCCCGGGGTGCTGGTGGAATTCCATCAAGAATAAACCTCCCTAGCGAGAGATTGTTTTGTGCAAGTGACCGTTCCCCCTGAAGTACATGTATTTCGACCTGAGTTTGGTTAGGTGCTGCGGTTGTAAATATTTGCGTTTTTTTAGTAGGAATGGAGCTGTTCCGCTCGATCATCTTTGTGAACACACCACCGAGCGTTTCAATACCGAGCGAAAGAGGAACGACATCAACCAGTACGACATTTTTCACGTTTCCTTCAATGATGCCAGCCTGAATCGCTGCACCATTTGCAACACACTCCATCGGATCAATGCTCATTTCTGGTTTTCTTCCAACATAATCAGTTAGGAAGCGTTGCACAATAGGCATACGGGTAGGCCCACCTACAAGTATAATTTTATCAATTTGGTGTGGAGTGAGTTTTGCGTCCTTTATTGCACTCTCTAATGGGTCACTACATTTCTGTATTATTGGGTCAACAAGTGATTCTAATTTAGCACGAGTAATATTCATCACGAGATGTTTTGGTCCTGCTGCATCTGCTGTAATGAATGGCAAATTAATTTGAGTTTCGAGTACAGAAGAGAGTTCGATTTTGGCTTTTTCTGCAGATTCTCTGATACGTTGTATCGCCATTTTATCATTGCGAAGATCAATGCCATTTTCTTTTTTAAATTTATCACTAATATAACCAACTAATGCTTCATCCATATCTCTTCCGCCAAGCTGTGTATTTCCAGCGGTAGATTTTACCTGGAAGACGCCTCCGCCAAAGTCCATAATTGTAACATCTAATGTACCTCCGCCAAAGTC
This portion of the Caldisericota bacterium genome encodes:
- a CDS encoding GNAT family protein is translated as MEVCYGFNFSAILQSDLSLLIDWLTSETWPYHSNPQPTPEEIREVFEKGVYNNSTSCKTFWIILDNDKRTGLIRLYDLQDSTPLFDIRILSVYRGKGIGERATNWTTNYIFTTWPDKRRIEGYTRQDNLVMRRVFQKCGYVKEACHRKAWPSQDGKYFDAIGYGILREDWKQKKITPLNWDDVGF
- the xerA gene encoding site-specific tyrosine recombinase/integron integrase, with amino-acid sequence MVKINKEKLIDEYINEMKNRGYSKMTVRNVHYLLSNFMAHYELPDKNNISDYLFNVDVNKNTKITRSYILLAFAKYMKRKTGINFDIGIPRLKKSKKMPVYLTKNELGKLLDASRKNIRDFTIIAFFIQTGLRIDELINLHTKNVDLQDKTIKVHGKGDKERIVPLSKDLVKILKTYLSGRTEGYLFMSQKGKPFSPSAIQKMVKRYTQEANLKKKISPHKLRHTFATLALEAGVNPFTLKELLGHSSLNTTLIYTHITPEISRDAVKRVAAITKDVFEKK
- a CDS encoding DMT family transporter, producing the protein MGRNLPSNKNSFKLHVTCDTSYVPIFFSVLFATPLFIKGFRNNRKNLLKIILLGIILYIAYFTQTIGLEYTTSSKSAFIAGLYIIFTPIFVLFFIREKLMRKLGISLILAIIGLALLANISLKDFNLNFGDFITIISAITFSIQIVLTNIYAQETDIFFIAATQMIATFLVGLPFNGNFLQISLGPLIQIFKSR
- the pyk gene encoding pyruvate kinase, producing MIKKIAECKTKIVVTLGPSTLDQKKIETLAKLGVSVFRINFSHGTSAQHKETIQSIREVEEKLNLPLGILQDLQGPKIRLGEFESGTAFLKKGSEFILTTNKLRGNNRISSITCQNIDKDVKKGELIYLNDGLIKLEIQKITGKNIYTKVIEGGIAGNHNGVNFPTSHLSVASITEKDKKDLRFGLENNVDMVAQSFIKTAEDVLKLKNLMKSTGKVIPIIAKIEKWEAVKNLEEIVEVSDGIMVARGDLGVEMSIAEIPITQKQIISLCNEKGKLVITATQMLSSMVDNPAPTRAEVTDISNAIFDGTDAVMLSNETAMGKFPIESVKMMKQIIQSTEKSSLFKSVMEKNTIIPGYDVPDAIARSAVVIAKSTKAKIIISATESGKTAMLVSKYKPLVPILALTPKEKTLRFLLLKWGVFPVKVNAFKTVDEILDTGPKIAKHLHFLKKNNLYVITAGSHTGVSGSTNLIKIDKI
- the dnaJ gene encoding molecular chaperone DnaJ → MAKDYYQILGVSRDATAEEIQRRYRKLVMKNHPDLHKDNPNSSKKMAEINEAYEILSSPEKRAQYDRFGTVGPEGRAGYGAGGFDFNGFSAGDSFNFEDLLRNFGFGGFGGFTETRQRTAPNVRQRGEDMQYPIAITLKESILGTKKEIKLTRNEACAVCKGSGLKPGTGYTTCPTCKGAGTVKRIQRSIFGEFIIQTTCPTCHGLGKIAKEKCSSCGGTGVTRAQKIIEVTIPAGVETGMRVRIRGEGNAGVHKGPRGDLYILIRVEKDPRFEKVEDKLYYTTHIAFPEAALGTKIQVPLIEGGYEKLKVPAGTQSNTELIIRGKGARLVGNRRRGDLIVKIQVDVPTRLTPKEKTLIKKLGEIYNDKKNS
- the dnaK gene encoding molecular chaperone DnaK; this encodes EQISAFILQKIKKDAEAFLGEKVEKAVITVPAYFNDDQRQATKNAGEIAGLEVVRLVNEPTAAAFAYGIDRSDKELKILVFDFGGGTLDVTIMDFGGGVFQVKSTAGNTQLGGRDMDEALVGYISDKFKKENGIDLRNDKMAIQRIRESAEKAKIELSSVLETQINLPFITADAAGPKHLVMNITRAKLESLVDPIIQKCSDPLESAIKDAKLTPHQIDKIILVGGPTRMPIVQRFLTDYVGRKPEMSIDPMECVANGAAIQAGIIEGNVKNVVLVDVVPLSLGIETLGGVFTKMIERNSSIPTKKTQIFTTAAPNQTQVEIHVLQGERSLAQNNLSLGRFILDGIPPAPRGIPQIEVTYNVNENGILHVTAKDKATGKEQHITVTNTNKLSEEEVERMKQDAEKFAEEDRKQAEEIELKNKADQLVYSGRKFIQDSGEKINPEDKTTLENDLNELEKAVKEGNIENIKEATDKVNSIMEKIGTEMYQSSDKEQTTPPPDDKDKKEEGPTVEGEGTTKQ